TACCTCTCCGCGCGGACCCGCGGGTCTACTCTTGAGGAGGTAGGCGCCCGCATTTCGTGCGGACAACCACTCAATACTTAGATTTGTGAAAGCTGGTTAGCTTATGAGCGAACAGGGCGTGACGGCCCCCAAGGGCTTCGTCGCCGCAGGCCTCGCCGCTGGGATCAAGGCGTCGGGCAATAAGGACATGGCGCTCGTGGTCAACGAGGGCCCCGAGTTCACCGCCACCGGCGTGTTCACCCGCAACCGCATCGTGGCCTCCCCGGTCAAGCTGAGCCGCAAGGCCCTGGCATCCGGCGAGCTCAAGGCCGTCGTGTACAACGCGGGCAACGCCAACGCCTGCAACGGCGCCCAGGGCGACGCCGACGCCGCCACCGTGGTCACCCACGCGGCCGAGAAGCTGGGCATGGACTTCGGCGATGTCGCCGCCTGCTCCACAGGAATCATCGGCGAGCCGCTGCCGGTGGCCAAGCTCCTCGCCGGCGTCGACGGCCTGGTCGAAAACCTGGGCGACAACGGCCACGAGGCCGCCGAGTCCATCATGACCACCGACACCGTCTCCAAGGAGGCGATCGTCAAGGGTGAGGGCTGGAGCATCGGCGCCATGGGCAAGGGCGTGGGGATGATGGCCCCGTCGCTGGCCACCATGCTCGTGTGCCTGACCACCGACGCCTCCGTCACCGCCGAGGTCGCCCACGAGGCGCTCGAGAAGGCCTGCGCGGTCACCTTCAACACCCTCGACATCGACGGCTCCACCTCGACCAACGACACCGTCATCCTCATGGCCAACGGCGCCTCCGGGATCACCCCGTCGGT
This is a stretch of genomic DNA from Corynebacterium vitaeruminis DSM 20294. It encodes these proteins:
- the argJ gene encoding bifunctional glutamate N-acetyltransferase/amino-acid acetyltransferase ArgJ — encoded protein: MSEQGVTAPKGFVAAGLAAGIKASGNKDMALVVNEGPEFTATGVFTRNRIVASPVKLSRKALASGELKAVVYNAGNANACNGAQGDADAATVVTHAAEKLGMDFGDVAACSTGIIGEPLPVAKLLAGVDGLVENLGDNGHEAAESIMTTDTVSKEAIVKGEGWSIGAMGKGVGMMAPSLATMLVCLTTDASVTAEVAHEALEKACAVTFNTLDIDGSTSTNDTVILMANGASGITPSVEDFEAAVLSACASIADQLQADAEGVTKRVRITVSGTTTDEQALNAARTLGRDNLFKCAMFGSDPNWGRVLAAVGMADADMDPDNISVYFNDHAVCLKSGGTPDAREVDLSGADIDVKVDLGTGGPGTAFVRTTDLSYAYVEINSAYST